The Corylus avellana chromosome ca11, CavTom2PMs-1.0 genome contains the following window.
CCCCACTAGATACTAGGTTGTTGAGCGTATTCTCTCCCTCAACACTAGGTCGTCAAGCGTGTTAGGAAGATAAACGGTTTGAGAGTTTTTACCAATAGTACATTCATTTGTATATTTGAACACCACTTTAAtccaaaagcctaaactaatgggcttgggtccacttatgtatattaactactatttttctttatattttttttcaatgtaggACTTAACACTCACAATAAAGCGTACTCTCTTACTCAAAATGCTAAGAAAAACAACGAAATGAAGAGAACTTTACCTCTTCAAGCTTAGTTAGTCCTTCTATCACCAAGCAAGACCCCCCTTGCCTCCTTTCTATTTGGCCTCCATTGGATGAACATAATGAGTGTTAGGGTTTATCATGGGAGTTCAAATAGCCTTTCCCCCGTATGCAAGTTTCAAACTTACCTAAATCGCATGTATATTGTCACCTTAAaaggttttttattattatttttatttaataaaatgaaactTAATTACATTATTTTGATTTGGGGCCTTAGGCGACCACCTAATTTGTCTATGCAATGACCGGCCTACCACCAAGGATAGTAGAATGGATTCTTGTGTGTATAGTTGCTTAGTTGATAGATGATAAAAATTGTTTGATAGAAAGGTGATTGAACACATCAAAAAGTCTAacacaacaatttttttgggggcaaaatgcaaaattagtccctGCAGTTTGATCGACTTGAAATTAGTTCACTGCTCTATAAAAACTGGCTGATAGCTTCCTGTTGTAAGcaagaaaatcaaaaacaaaatatgtccCTGCACCAAACTTCTGTCCAATTTTTGTACGAAAACATTCAGATGTCACATTATCACTAATCATATTATGACACATATCACCTatgatttttgtcatttttatcttatatatatatatatatatttatttatttatttatttatttatttttaaaaacttgaGGGGGGTGGTTGAGTCACCCCTTTGGTCAAATGGGTATTTGGGAGTGGTGAAATCCATTGAGATGTTCCCCCCCTTCCAATTTGGCCAAAGGAGGTGCTCAACGATCACCTCaagttttctttaatatatgtGACACATGTCATAATATAATTGGTGTTCATATGACATTTAATGATTTCTGTCAAATAAATTGAGCGAAAGTTGGGTGTagataccaatttttttttttttttacttaccaAAGAGAGCTGTCAGCCAATTTGAATACATTAGGGACATAATTGCAAATCAATGAAATCACCCAAACTAATTTTgcttcttttatatttttattattatttttctaactaAGTAAATTGAAGAAGTAATACAATATATGAGTCTGgttaaaaataacttaaaaaggGTGCTTTAAGAAATCATGCTTAgttagtttaaattttgaagagcTAGTTCACTCAGCTAAAAGTCACAAGGAGTGAAGAGCaaccattattttatttcaaggaAAGTATAGTATATGAACATCAAAATGAAGTAGAAACTCTCAAGCATGTTGTTAGAAAATGACAGTTGTCACAAACAGGTGTGGATCAAAATGGATTATGTATAGCATTGGGTGTAAACCTCTTATTAGGGcggttcattttaaatgaacggcCTCAATTATGACACAGaagagataaaataataatagctTGCCATGTGTGCAAGCCACATGGGTGGTTGTTAAGCTGGGTTAGCGACTACTTTGACAAAACTTGCCATAATatgggtggtttgaccaccccttATGGTGAAGAGGGATAATTCAATCACATTCAAATTGATCATAATAGGAGTGGTCGAACCATTTTCGAGGCCGAACAATCCCCATGGCCGAATAAAGTTGTTCGGTCATCAGAGATGGATATTTTCAGTGACTTACACAGTATATTTGTGCAAGTCACtcattatttttctcttgtatgTATCGTCACGATCTGAGCcgattttttaaattgaacaACCATATAAAAGCTAGGTATTGCAACGGATATCAATCTACTCAAAAAACTAAACTAGCATGATATAACAATATTAGACATCAAGGCCGGGGGGTTATAAGAATATCAAACAGTGAGCCTTGTATGGGGACATTGTAGTTGAGGTTGTAGGCAAGCTCGCTCTATAACATAAATTGGGCTAATAAATTGTATAAGAACAACTTTTAACTCTCTGGATTGCATTAGACCACCCAAACAAACACTCTTTTTTCCTCATAAAAAGAAAACTGTTTTTGAACACAAGTGCAGGTTGTGGTGGAACTTGAGTCACCAAATGGTAGATATAGCTCACAATTGAATCAATACAGCTACAGCTAACATCTTAATTCATAGAACAACCATAAGTTCATTGACAATAAAACTTAAAAGGACTTGGATTGAGTATAGTTTTAGTTAGAATTACACCCGCTGAAATCGGGACACGTGTTCCTTAATATGACACAAAGAATACATCTGCCAATGTCAACGGTTCACTTTTAACCAAAACTAGAACCAAACCAGATCCCAAATTCACCAACATGTTCAAGAGCAAGATCTCTTATGTTGTTAGCAGACACATGTTTGCAATAGTTATTCCATGTTCTAAAGAAAATGGCATATTTACTAGCTGCAAGAGTTGTAATTGTTGTTCAATGGAACTATTTAATGTTGTAACAACATATACAAAGAACCGCTGTACTATGCATTTCGGTAAGAAATTTTTGCACTCAAAAGCATACATATATCACTCCCATGTAATAGTAAATAATGGCTCCTTATGATTGTCTCTCAAGCAAATTTATTACACGAGTAAGATTGATCGATAGTCTCATATCAGtaaaatgagataaaagtgaaatcatttatctttattactTACATGTGAAACAAAGTCCTCATTGGAAAACAATATCATGACTAGTGAATCTGTAACTTGTATGCCTTCACATCTTAACCCCCTAGATCTATCATTCCTAATGTATAAACACAATATAAAGCGATAAAACGATTTCATATTTTAGAACCATACTTGATGGGTATGTTTCTTAATGTGTTTTGAGGGTGTTTGTGATTTGtagtttgaaaatatgttttgatgTGTAGTAAAGGTGAAaatcatttttgtgtttttaaggATGTTAAAATGtattgtttgttaataatttcGTTTTGAGATTAGAATACAGAAGAcgaaaaacaaaagttttaataaaCATAGCTATTGATATGCTTCACATGCATTGTATCACACCTTATGTATTCTCAAACATGTTCAACTTTGAGGACATTCTAACCCATCATATTATATCCAAATCTTATCGGATTTTCACGATTCTTGAACCAATAGTTTCCTTTACTAAGCTACTTTCACATGACATACAAAAATCCCAATTTGGTTCAAAGCATTCTCTTAAAATTGCCCAAAACCACAATAACATCATAAGAAACCCTAGTCCTGACCATTGCAgctttaaaaccaaatttatcGCAAACCAAAACTCCACACAGCACGCATAAATACTTGTTAGAAAGCTTATATAATTCTCTACAAGATGAAAAAAACCTCACCAAAATTCATCATGTGTAGCCTAAGTTATGCCCAGATCAATCCAGCTTAAAAGCACACCTAAACATGCCCAAACACCCATCCATCCCTCGTCTCCCTATCCTCCCCTCCCCCATCTATCCTTCTCAACCGTCGATAACGACTTATCCAAAGGCTCACATTCAAATTTGCCAGAACGGACCGATCCGCGTGCTGGTGCACTCCACCAATCAGAGCTCAGCTCCTGGATATTGCCTCTCACACACACGACTATTTAAACCGTTCATTTTCCGTCATCTTCTCACGCAACGAAATTACCAGTAAACACCGATAGATTTATAGATCCAATACCTCTTCGAATTTCTCAGCTCTTCTCTTACATACCCTAACCCTAGATTTCCGTTCCTCAGCTCCTCAGCTCCTCAGCTCTTTTTGTACTCCAATGGCGACCGGAGAAGAGCCCATTGCTCCCGTCGAGCCGAATCCCGAGCCGGCCCTCTCCGAACCTGTCGAGGATAAACCGGCCGAAACCAACCCCGGCAAGTCGAAGAAACTCAAGGAGCCCAAAGCCAAAAAGCCTGCTGCTCCTAGAAAGCCTCCCTCACATCCTCCTTACGAAGAGGTATAGCCTTTAGATTTGttataaattaattgtttgaattttacggtcgaatttttacaaattcaagCTCGTGGGTTGGATCTGAGtttgttattttgttgcttttgcttttgcagATGATTAAGGACGCGATTGTGTCTCTGAAGGAGAAGACGGGTTCGAGTCAGTACGCGATCGCAAAGTTCATAGAGGAGAAGCAGAAGCAGCTTCCACCGAACTTCAGGAAGCTCTTGCTCTTCCATTTGAAGAAGCTTGTGGCCGGTGGGAAGCTCGTGAAGGTGAAGGGGTCGTTCAAGCTTCCGGCTTCGAAGTCGGCAGCGCCTGCCGTCGAGAAGAAGAAACCGGCAGCGAAGCCGAAGCCAAAGCCGAAAGCTAAGCCTTCGAAGCCGAAGACTAAGGAGGTGAAGACGACAACTAAAGCGCCGGCGAGGGGTAAGGCGCCGGTGAAGCCAAAGGCGGCTGCAAAGCCGAAGCCAAAGCCAAAAGCGGCTGCAAAGCCCAAGGCTGCTGCTCCAAAGCCGAAGGCAGCTCCGGCTAAGGCCAAGCCGGCGGCGAAGCCGAAGCCCGCTCCAGCTAAAGCAAAGCCAGCTGCGAAGCCGAAGCCGAAGGAGAAGCCGGCTAAGGCCTCGAGGACGTCGACGAGGACCTCTCCCGGGAAAAAAGCCCCGGCTCCGAAGCCTGTGGTGAAGAAGGCACCGGCGGCCAAGAAGACTCCAGTTAAGAGCGTGAAGCTCAGGAGCGTAAAGTCGCCGGCGAAGAAAGCTACAACCAGGAGGGGAAggaagtgagagagagagagaggagcttAGTCGTAGTAGGGGTAGCCTTGTAAATTTCTTGAGCTTTGAGGGTGTATTTAGATCCATATATGCCCatggaaaagaaatatttttatttttatattgttatttgtaatttttttctttgcttttttattttatttttattcgaGACAGTTTCAGTTGTATTATTATTCAGTTAAGTGGGGTTCCTAGGAATCAATTCCGAGCTTGATGTTTTTCGTGTTCATAGCCTCTGCACTCATTTTTCCTAAATGCAATCCATACATCAGCTCTCAGCTAATATATTAGGGTCTGCGTTTGCCGACTTGTCCTGGGcaattagggttttagggttcaATGGGGCTTGAAGATGGTGCCATCTTTATGCAGGCAATGGAAGTTACCATGAAAGCGTTTTTCACACGCAAGTGGTTGCGTGGTAATTGAGATTCAAAGCTTGCAGTTTCGTTGCTTGCTTCCTATCTAAGCACTTAAGGTAAACGCTGAAACTTTTCAATTTCTCTGTATTTCTATGCCTAGCGACTTTTTAGTAACAAAGAGTTTACCTGGTGTGCTTCACAGTTGACTGTAGCTCAACGGAATATTGAGTGCCCAATTTGCGAATTTACTTGGGTCGAGGTTTGTTTCTTGATCCACCCTTCATGCTGattgattattaatttattattttttatgtgccCATTGTCTttttatattgttattattCAAAGTTCAAGGGGTTGCTAGGAGAATAGGTAGATGGTGTGCCAAAATTGTGATGTTACTCCATTGAAGATGTTTCCTAGATTGAACTAAAAGGGGTTAAATAGGAAGTATGAACGTGCCATGTAGTTGCGAACTTGCGATGTAgggctcctttttttttttttttgtgattttggtttttttaaatatgCAACCACATGTGTATTTTCCTTGAAAGAAAGCTTCTCTCACATGCCTTGTGATGGCCATTGCTCATTGAAAATTGCAACCGACTGTTTAACTAGAAGCTTCACTTGGTGAAGAATGATCATTAACATTCATGTatagttttttgttgttggtatGTTATCAATTCTGTACCTTTTCTAGTCTACTTCACCTACAACAatctccctataaatagaacatGTTAATCTAATTGTATCATACAATTCAATGAACTCTGGCCCCTAGGGTGAACAACCCCAAATCTCgtgttctctttctctttgctttcactattcttcaattcttttatattttacataaatttctACATGGTATTAGAACCAATTTTTTATGGCCTTTAACAAACTTCTTCTGGCATTCCCTTGGTCTCCCTCTTGGCGTTCTCAATCCTCTCGAGTTGGTGACTTGACCAACTTCGGAATTTGACCTTTCCAATGCTGCCATAATCAGTCCAATTAGAGCTTTCATGCGCTCTCATGCTCCGCTTGAAAATTCTACCAGTTCAGCCACATGCTCCACGCGCCGCCACTGCTAGCTCTTTAGCCTTCATCGCAATTGATTCTGAAAAACTAATCCTAGAATTAGGTTTGCAGGGTGCAAATCTGCTGTTTTGTGAAAGCTGTGACAACAATGGATCTCAAACACACCGTCACACGCCACAAGTAGTTCGTCCACGTGCCTCACTTGCTGCCACTAAATCTTTTTCGACGAAACAAcctccaaaatttgttttttcagcCTCAAATCGGTGGATTTGTGTAGTTCTATTGAAATCGGAGTACGCATACACTCCCACTCGCTGCCCATCGACGCTAGCAGCTCCTTATGCGCAAAATGTGCCGGCAACTTCTTCTATGAGTCTCCTTCATGCATGTCATGCGCCACACTTGTGTTCTCGGATCCGGTTATTCGATCCAACCCGACGACCTGGTCCATCATAAGGCACATGGTTCTTAGGCCTTCCAGTCTTCTGGCAACTGTTCTCCAGCCGTTACCAATGTCTTCCAATTTTCATCCTAATTTCCATTGACTAGCTGCCGTCCTTCGATCTCCATCACTACCACCATTGTCCAGCCGTTCCTGCCTACATCTTCCTCCAATTGTCATTGTCGCCGCCTTCTTCTGGCCGTCATCACCGGCATCTTTCCTTGACTGTTGTCTCCGCCGTATTCAGCAACTATTTTCCACTGTGTAAGGCTACTCTCTATTGTCTTTGGTTGTCATCCACCAGCGTCTGCCGACTCCTATCCTCTGCAAccctcaataaaaaaaaatccttagcGTCTCAAGGGACTATGGCCATTCTAAGCTCACATTTAGCCTTTCACTGCTGCCGCACACGATCTTCATCTTCTTAATACAACTCTCTTTGTGCCATGCCTTTAGAGTATGAAATTTATCAAACTCTTACGCAACTTAGTCCTACTAAGGCCCCTGACACCAAATGGAATGACTGGTCTAGTCTGCCAAACCTACTAACCAATTGTAAGAGCATTCACAGCTGCCTCACCAATTTAGTAgccaaaatagttaaaaaatcaACTCTCTATTTTAGCTTTTCACTTTTGCAAAGTACCTACATCAGACATAACATTTTAGTtattcactttcactattccatttaaacattctttttcaaaacatttttttctttattcaagaTTTATCTTTTCTGGTCCTATTTTTGTGAAATTCGCTTCTTTCATCCTAAACTTCTTGGCCCCATACTCAACATTTGAAACCTTAATATTTTCTGGGCAGCGATTGATCATGTCTTTGGTAGTGCCAGCAGCGCAGTCTTGGCATTCATCAGTGGAGAGATCACCCCAACAGAGGAAGAGGCTGTAGACCGCGTTGATGGAGTTCCTGGCTGACGCGATGGCGTTGTAAAATCCTGTGTTGTGGGTGGCTTTGGAGGTGATTGACTGTAGGCGGTTAAAGCGGTTATGTTTGCGCAGACTTGGTAGAGATAAGCTAATCAGGAAGGGGAGGACCAAAAGGATCATGGAGTTGAAGTAAGGTGAGCCCATTGTCTAGCTGGACTTGTTGGCCGGTTGGATTTGCAGCAGGGGTGAAGATAAAcgaaaaaagacaaaaggagagaatgttatattttaatgttttggTGAGTGAACAGCGCCCAACAAATCTGCTGAGCGCTATTCACACTAACCAAAAGTTTCAGCAAATTGCTGAGGCGCTGAGGCTGATGGAGGAGGATTTTAAGCTTTTTCAGCAAATTGCCTCATTAAAATAGGTAGGCTGCATTGAGTGCTCTAAAAGAGAATGTTGTGAAGTTCATTCAGAGGTTCTTCAGAGGGGGTTGAATGCTTAGGAAAATTAATCACACGCATATTTCCCTTACCCTAAAATGGATAACCTTTGCAACAATATAGACCTATCAGCCTTTGCAATTTTAATTAGAAGCTATCTCTAAGATTCTAACTAACCGCCTTAAACCCTTGCTGCACAAAGTCATCTCTCCGACTCAATATGCTTTTATTCAGGGGCGATCTATTCATGACAGCTCGAATCTTGCCCACCAGATTTTCACTCAATGAAGCACAAGAAGGGAAACGACGATCTTATGGCCATTAAACTCGATATGGAGATTGACAAATGATCATTGTTGCTAGAATCATTTGGCGGCATTCTCGGTGGCCCCTTAACATTTCCATCTTCGAAGATCTCCTCATCTCTCACTGGATCAAAGCAGTTTTGGATCCCCGACATTTACTTGCAATTCCTTGCAAAGAGGTGGACCGTTTTCAGCTATTCGCTGCCATCACAAAGGATGCTATCTGGTGTTCTAGGAACCAAGTTATTCATATGACCCTTCAGTTGGACATCTCCTTCCGTTTGCATCAAATTAATGTCACGATGCGTGATCATGAACAGGCCTGGTCTAATCTGTCACTTGTGGAAGATGTTTGGTAACCCCCACTTTCAGGCTCCATAGAAGCAAACTATGATGTTGCCATAAGAAAATCGTTTGCAGTTGCTATTGCGGTTATTAGTGATGACCAAGGCAACATTCTAGCTGCCAAACCAGTTAGACTCCTTCCTCTTGAAGTCAATGCGGGCGAAGCCTATGCAGCCCTCTTGGCTACCGATTGGCAGCTTTTGTTGGATCCCAAGCCCTTATCTTAGAAGGCGACTCCTTCATAGTTAATTTGGCCATCAATCAGCCCAACCTGATGGCCGACTGGCTTATCTCCCCGGCTATCAAGGATACTACTCTCCATTCCCTCCAGTCGTTCCTAAGCTGGAAGTCTTTCAAAGTAAGCAGAAGTGCAAATTTTCAAGTGCATTTAGTTGCTAAATGGTTTGCTTTCCATAATGTTGTTTTTAGAAGCATTCTCAAAGATTCACCCCTTTCCTTTCCATTAGTATGAAgtccccccccccctctctttGTAGCCCCTTTCCCTTCTGTATTGCTTAGTATAATTTGCATGTTACGGTTGCATTTTGGTTTGTACTTGAGCAAGGCAGAGAACAACCAAGTGCCTTTTTACTGAAGGAATGCACAGAATTTTGTATGGGTTTCTgctccttttcattttttaagcttGTTGGAGGGAAACAAGAACCTTAGAAATGTGGAAGCATGCTATGCAATTGCTTTTCATCTTATTTAAAGATAATTATTATGCAAGGGCTATATGAGATGCAAGTCGTCATTACAATTATATAGTGCTTTTagcaaaaaaatatcaaatgcTGGAGAGTTTCTGGTATATATTAGTAATAACGTTGAACTTATCTGGAATGGAAATGGTGTAAATGATGATTTTTGTTATGCATTCATCTATTTTCTTAGATAAGTTCTCAGAGATTTACATGCGACATTTCAAACTTTTGAGACTGGCAAGTGTTAGTAGGTTTTCATAGTAGCATTTATTTGGAAACTCTTGTTAATTTAAGTTACTTTTCTAATGATTCAAAATGATATAGTTTAGGAAACTATAGTGACTTTAATTGCAACTTTCTTTTTAATCTGTTGAAAGCTTAGACATATCATTTGATAACTATCTTATATATTTGGtatatatttagaaaaaaaaaaaaaattcaattaaatagtATATATTTGCTTTCGTTGTTACCAAATCTTGGTCTAGATTAGTGAACATAGTAGCTGATATCTAggtaaaaattttgtattttaatgaTTCTTTTCCTGTATGGGTATCTGTTCTGtctgtctttcttttttcccctgcTTGATGACATGATGCAAAAATATGCTGGTTCTGGAAATGAAGGAGATTTTTATGCTGAGGTATTTGAAGTGTCAACTTATGTCATGTACTTCAAGATTGGCACATGCATACAGACACAAACATTGCAGCTATCATCTTTGTTTACAATAGACTTTGCTATGTACACACAAGATATGCGATTGGGAGACAGTTAATGTAGGGGGACTGCTGCCTTTTAGGACAGGATGGGGAGATCACTGTACTTGAGGGATATTTACGTCATACAACCTCAGGAAGTGGAATGAAAAGATACAGATGTTGTATTTGTAAGGCTAGTTATTAAGTAGTAGCCTCCTTGTTCTTCTTTGCTTGATCAACTGTGAACACTTGTCTCTTGTTTTTTCGTCATTTTGGATTACATCAATTAACCCTATAAAAGTTGAGGAGACATTGGCATGTAGGGTTGTAATTGAGCCGAGCTGAGTATGGAATGTTCAAGCTTAGTTcgttaaattttaatttcttttaacacATGCCAAGCTCTAGCTTATCACCTAGCTAGATAATCTGTTCAAGTTACGAtcctaaatttttgtttaagctctgttcgtttaataaatgaaccGAGCCCGAATCAAGCTAATCTGAGTTGAGCCTGGGCCTATTCGCGAGCGGCTCTATTCATTTATAGCCCTACAGTGGCATGGTAGAAATGGCATTTTGGTAATCATGAGTAGAGCATGATTTAGAATTCTGATCCATTGTGCCTAATGTGGTGAACTTTgagagaaaggaatgctagGTCATTTGGAGGGCACCAAGCTCCCCTAATTAGGCTAAAGCTCCAATTAAGTTGAAGCTTCTGTCTCTTAGATCACTTTATGAGTGGGTGGTTTTATGTCTCCTCTATGATGGGTTTTCTGGACTTGTTGAATTAGGAGGTAGCTGCTTTCTGCAGTTTTATAATAAATCTCCTCAAAAGAAAGATTCTGCATTTTTTCTCTTAGCTAATCAAAAGCCAAATTTCAGTAAGATACAGTTTTTATGATGCCAATCTGCATAATTTAAGATGTTCCTTAGGCTAGGTATTATTCTAGATCAATTAGACTTCTAATAGATCTGTTAATGTCAATTGATTACCTCACGTTGTTTCTATAGTCAACAGCTTTCCTTCTTCTGATATTACCTTTCATAATACATGGATTATAGTACACTCTTGTCCATTTTGGAAGGTAGCTTTGGATGCTATTCTTCATGTTATGTTTCAATCGGTTCATGGAATGACAATCATGCCACCGTCTTAGGCCTTGCGTGCTCACACTCTTGAAACTGTCCAATGCTATGCCAAGGATCGAGACTGTTCGGATCTTTATCCAGTAGTTAGATTTATAGCCAGTTGTTAGGTAAGTTGTACAGGTAAGGTACAGATATTTGCTCTTTGTGAGCAACATTTTCAACTTTGCAGCTAGTAAACAACACCTTCAGTGGTGTTGGTAAAGTGTGTTAACTTATGACTCGAGGCTTGAGCTTTGTCTCAAATGATGAAGTGGTGGGGTGATTCATATCTtaccaattaaaaaagaaacctTGAGCTCTTGTCATGTGATCTTAAATGATAAGGAATTGACGTCTTATAGAGATAATTTTGTTAAACAAGGGTCAAATTTGCATATTTATAATTATCCAGGCCTTATACTGCAAGTAAAAGTCCTTCCcaaacccccccccccctctctcctTCTATCAATTCAACTCATCTAAGGCTTAACCCCAACTAACTGGGGTTGACTACATGGATCCTTTTGCACCCTTCAGCTTTATGATCTCCCCAAATCCCACGTTAAAGTTCATGACCTTGTTGGTCAACACTGTTTTTGGACTTGCCTGATACATCACAGAAAATTGATGTATGAGTGCAAAAT
Protein-coding sequences here:
- the LOC132164929 gene encoding histone H1, whose protein sequence is MATGEEPIAPVEPNPEPALSEPVEDKPAETNPGKSKKLKEPKAKKPAAPRKPPSHPPYEEMIKDAIVSLKEKTGSSQYAIAKFIEEKQKQLPPNFRKLLLFHLKKLVAGGKLVKVKGSFKLPASKSAAPAVEKKKPAAKPKPKPKAKPSKPKTKEVKTTTKAPARGKAPVKPKAAAKPKPKPKAAAKPKAAAPKPKAAPAKAKPAAKPKPAPAKAKPAAKPKPKEKPAKASRTSTRTSPGKKAPAPKPVVKKAPAAKKTPVKSVKLRSVKSPAKKATTRRGRK